The Scomber scombrus chromosome 5, fScoSco1.1, whole genome shotgun sequence genome window below encodes:
- the unc119a gene encoding protein unc-119 homolog A — protein MKVQQGCNSSDMGIPVTTEEELRRNTVITPEDVLGLQKITKNYLCSPEENVHMIDFTRFKIRDMETGTVLFEITKPPIPDSGDKKHSDPNAGRFVRYQFTPAFLQLRQVGATVEFTVGDTPINNFRMIERHYFRDQLLKSFDFEFGFCMPSSKNTCEHIYEFPALSEDIMREMILNPYETQSDSFYFVDNKLVMHNKADYSYSGGP, from the exons ATGAAAGTGCAGCAAGGCTGCAACTCATCAGACATGGGGATCCCGGTTACAACCGAAGAAGAATTGCGCAGAAATACCGTAATAACGCCCGAGGATGTGCTTGGGTTACAGAAGATCACCAAGA ATTACCTTTGTTCTCCAGAAGAAAATGTCCACATGATTGACTTCACTAGGTTTAAGATCCGTGACATGGAAACGGGGACAGTCCTGTTTGAGATCACCAAACCTCCAATACCAG ACT CAGGAGACAAAAAGCATAGTGACCCCAACGCCGGACGTTTTGTCCGATACCAGTTCACCCCAGCCTTCCTGCAGTTGCGGCAGGTTGGAGCCAC agtGGAGTTTACAGTTGGTGACACACCCATCAACAACTTTCGTATGATTGAGAGACACTACTTCCGCGACCAGCTGCTCAAGAGCTTTGATTTCGAGTTTGGCTTCTGCATGCCCAGCAGCAAGAACACATGCGAGCACATTTACGAGTTCCCCGCACTGTCCGAGGACATCA tgCGTGAGATGATTCTGAACCCTTATGAGACGCAGTCTGACAGCTTCTACTTTGTGGACAACAAGTTGGTGATGCACAACAAGGCAGACTATTCCTACAGTGGGGGCCCATAG